Within Bacillus sp. Marseille-Q1617, the genomic segment ATGACGATTAAACCGAGTTCGGCATTCAATCTTCCATTTGGGCGCCTGGAAGTGGGTGGAGAGGCTGATTTTACACTAATCGATTTATCAAAACAAAAGGCCGTTGATCCCGCTGAATTTTTATCCAAAGGAAAAAATACTCCTTTCAAAGGATGGGAGTGCAAAGGCTGGCCTGAAGCGACTTTTTATCAAGGATCCCTTGTATGGGAAAAAGGAGGAAATGAAGAATGAAAAGACAACTCATTTTAGACGATGGAACAGTATTCATTGGGGAAGGTTTTGGAGCAAATGAAGAAACGATCGGGGAAGTTGTATTTAATACAAGCATGACAGGCTATCAGGAAATTCTTTCAGACCCCTCCTATTGTGGACAGTTGGTTACAATGACGTATCCCTTGGTAGGAAACTACGGCATCAATCGGGACGACTTTGAATCCATCACTCCAGCCATCAAGGCATTCATCGTAAGGGAAGCGGCTGACTTCCCGTCGAACTGGAGAAATGAATCAACGCTGGATGAGTTATTGAAAGTGAAAGGCATTCCAGGAATTGCCGGTATCGATACAAGAAAACTGACTCGGATCATCAGGAAGCATGGAGCAATGAAAGGAATCGTTTGTTCAGCCGAATCGGACACAGAAGAGATGCTTGTAAAGTTACATGAAACATCCTTGAGAAGAGATCAAGTTAAACAAGTATCAACAAAAACGGCTTATGCGAGTCCGGGAAGAGGATTCAGGGTTATCCTGATGGATTTTGGCATGAAACACGGAATCCTGAGGGAACTCAATAAACGTGATTGCGACGTTGTTGTAGTCCCTCATGATACTTCAGCAGAAGAAATCCGCAGGCTTCAGCCGGACGGCATCATGCTGTCGAATGGACCTGGAGACCCGAAAGACGTACCTCATGCAATTGAAACGATCAGGGAGTTGATTGGTGAAATACCGCTATTCGGAATCTGCCTGGGCCATCAATTATTCGCACTTGCTTGCGGAGGGGATTCATTCAAGATGAAGTTCGGCCATCGCGGCGGCAATCATCCGGTGAAAGACTTGATCACGGGAAAAATAGCATTGACTTCACAAAACCACGGATATGCAGTCGAAGAAAAATCACTCGCAGGAACCAGAGTGGAAGTCACTCATATCGCAATCAATGACGATACAGTTGAAGGTTTGAAACACCTTGATTATCCTGCATTCACGGTTCAATATCATCCGGAAGCCTCACCGGGGCCGGAGGATTCAAATTACTTATTCGATCATTTCATGAAACTAATGGAAGATGAGAAAAGAAAGGAGCTTCAACATGCCTAAACGTACAGACATTAAAAGCATTTTAGTAATCGGAAGCGGACCAATCATCATAGGACAGGCAGCGGAATTCGACTATGCAGGGACCCAGGCCTGTATAGCCCTTAAAGAAGAGGGGTACCGTGTCATACTGGTCAATTCCAACCCGGCAACGATCATGACAGACGCTGAAATGGCTGACAAAGTTTACATTGAGCCGCTGACACTCGAATTTGTGAGCAGGATCATCCGTAAGGAACGCCCGGATGCCGTCCTTCCTACACTTGGGGGACAGACCGGCTTGAACCTGGCTGTTGAGCTTTCAAAATCTGGAGTATTAGATGAATGCGGCGTTGAAATACTCGGAACTAAACTATCTGCCATTGAAAAAGCCGAAGACCGTGATTTATTTAGAAATCTTATGAATGAACTTCATGAGCCGGTACCAGAAAGCGAGATTATCCGAAGTGTAGAGGAGGCATTTCATTTTGTCGATGGAGTCGGCTTCCCGGTCATTGTAAGACCAGCTTACACACTCGGAGGGACTGGCGGCGGAATCTGCCATAATGAAGAAGAGTTGATTGAAATCGTAAGCTCCGGCTTAAAATACAGCCCTGTGACACAGTGTCTTCTTGAGAAGAGTATCGCAGGTTTTAAAGAAATAGAATACGAGGTTATGAGGGATGGAGCCGACAATGCGATTGTTGTGTGTAACATGGAAAACATCGATCCTGTAGGAATCCATACTGGGGATTCTATCGTGGTGGCACCGAGTCAGACCTTAAGTGACAGGGAATATCAAATGCTCAGGAACACAAGCCTTAAGATCATCCGTGAACTGGGTATTGAAGGAGGCTGCAACGTTCAGCTCGCACTGGATCCCGACAGTTTCCAGTATTACATCATTGAAGTGAATCCGCGTGTGAGCCGTTCATCGGCACTTGCTTCAAAAGCAACCGGTTATCCGATTGCCAAGCTTGCAGCGAAGATCGCTGTAGGTCTTACATTGGATGAAATGAGGAATCCGGTCACTGGAAAAACATACGCCGCCTTCGAACCGGCGCTTGATTATGTGGTAACTAAGATCCCGCGCTGGCCATTTGACAAGTTTGAAGCAGCCAAACGGAATCTTGGCACCCAGATGAAAGCAACCGGTGAAGTGATGGCGATCGGCAGAACTTTTGAGGAATCATTGTTAAAAGCCATCCGCTCATTAGAAAGCAATACGTATCACATGGAGTTAAGCGATGCGGAGCAAATGACCGATCAGTGGATTGAGAAAAGGATCCGTAAAGCTGGTGATGAACGTCTCTTCTATGTAGGTGAAGCACTCAGGAGGGGAGTGAAGATCGAAACCATTCACGAATGGAGTAAGATTGACCTCTTCTTCTTATATAAGATGAATAGAATTGTAGAGTTTGAAAAGGAATTAAGTGATTTGCCATTCCATGTTGAACTGGCTCTAAAAGCAAAACGTATGGGCTTCTCTGATATCACTTTAGCAAAACTTTGGGGCAGTACGGAAAATGAAGTCTATCAGTGGAGAAAAGAAAACAGCCTTCTTCCGGTGTATAAAATGGTCGATACCTGTGCAGCCGAGTTTGAATCTGAAACACCATACTTCTATGGGACGTACGAGGATGAAAACGAATCTAAAGTCACAGATAGAGAAAGTGTCATCGTTCTTGGCTCAGGACCGATCCGAATCGGTCAGGGCGTGGAATTTGATTACGCAACCGTCCATTCTGTATGGGCAATTAAAGAAGCAGGATATGAAGCGATTATCATAAATAACAACCCTGAAACGGTATCAACGGACTTCAGTATTTCAGATAAGTTATACTTTGAGCCGCTTACGGTTGAGGATGTCATGCACATCATTGATTTAGAGAAACCTAAAGGGGTTGTGGTCCAATTTGGAGGACAGACGGCGATTAACCTGGCAGAGGAATTGGTGAGAAGGGGTGTCACGATTCTTGGAACTTCACTTGAAGATCTCGACCGTGCTGAGAACCGGGACAAATTCGAATATACACTTAACCAATTAGGGATTCCCCAGCCAGAAGGAAAAACCGCAGTTTCTGTAGAAGGAGCACTTGAAATCGCAGAATCCATCGGGTATCCGGTACTGGTCAGACCTTCTTATGTACTCGGCGGAAGGGCAATGGAGATTGTATATAGGAGAGAAGAGCTCCTTCACTATATGAAAAACGCAGTAAAGGTTAATCCGCAGCATCCTGTACTGATCGACAGATACCTGATCGGGAAAGAGATTGAAGTGGATGCGATTTCAGACGGAGTCGATGTCGTTGTACCAGGAATCATGGAGCATATCGAACGGGCAGGCGTCCATTCAGGGGATTCCATTGCAGTGTACCCCCCGCAGCAGTTGACACAGGAACAAAAAGAAACATTAGTGGATTACACTACCCGATTGGCAAAAGGGTTGAATATTGTCGGCCTGCTTAACATTCAATATGTCATATCAAAAGGGGAAATCTTTGTTCTCGAAGTGAATCCGCGCTCAAGCAGAACGGTGCCATTCATAAGTAAAATCACGAATGTGCCGATGGCCAATATGGCAACGAAATCAATCCTGGGAATTTCTTTGAAGGAGCAGGGGTACGAATCAGGTTTGATTCCAGAAAAGCAAGGAGTTTTTGTCAAGGTGCCGGTATTCTCTTTTGCAAAGCTTAGAAGGGTCGACATCACATTGGGTCCTGAAATGAAATCCACCGGGGAAGTCATGGGGAAAGACTCTACTTTAGAGAAAGCACTTTACAAAGGAATGGTCGCGGCAGGAATGGAAATGAAGGAGCATGGATCCGTCCTGATGACAGTGGCAGATAAAGATAAGGAAGAAGCGGTGTTATTAGCGAAACGCTTCGTGAATATCGGCTATCAGATCCTTGCCACGAAGGGGACCGCTCAGCATTTGATGAAAGCAGGTGTCGGTGTTAAAGAAGTCGATAAGATCGGTGCTGAGGGTCCGACACTGCTTGACCTCATTCAAAGCGGAGAGACGCAGCTTGTCATCAACACCCTTACTAAAGGAAAGCAGCCGGCCAGGGACGGTTTCAGGATCCGAAGAGAATCAGTGGAAAATGGAGTCCCATGCCTAACTTCTTTAGATACGGCAGAAGCGATCTTGCGGGTGATCGAATCCATAACCTTCTCGGCAGAGGCACTGCCAGCGTCGCCGGAGAAAAGAAAGGCGGTTCATCAATGATCGTAAACGACCAGATGACGGTGGTTTCCCATGAACAGATTGCAAAGAACATCTTTGAATTGGTCCTGAAAGGGGAATTGGTGAATCAAATAAAGGCCCCTGGACAGTTTGTCCATGTGAAAGTCGGGACCGGGATCGACCCTCTGTTAAGGAGGCCGATCTCCATTGCAGCACACAATCAAGAAGAGCAAAGCATGACGTTGATTTACCGTGCTGAAGGCAAGGGGACGAAACTTCTTTCCCTCGTCGATATAGGGGAAACAGTTGATATTCTGGGCCCTCTTGGAAATGGATTCACTGTGGAAGAGGGGGAAAGCAAAACCGCATTATTGGTAGGCGGGGGAATCGGTGTTCCTCCCCTATACGGTCTTTCCAAGAGTTTAATCGCTAAAGGCTGGGAAGTAAAACATATCCTGGGCTTTCAAGACCGGTCTGTCAGCTTTTATAAAGAACGATTTGAGGAACTGGGTGAAACGTTTATTGCCACAGTGGATGGATCACTCGGGACAAAAGGGTTTGTCACCGATGTCATTCAGAAGGAAGCACCCGGTTTTGATGAGTATTTTTCTTGCGGTCCGACACCGATGCTAAAAGCCTTACAATCCAGATTAGAGATGAAAAGCGGTTTCATTTCTTTAGAGGAGAGAATGGGCTGCGGAATCGGCGCATGCTTTGCATGCGTATGTCATAAACAGGACGATCCTGATGGTTACAGTTATGTGAAAGTATGCAGTGACGGCCCAGTATTTCCGGCAGGGGTGGTGCAATTATGAGAAGGTTGGAAATTGAATTACCAGGATTATCGCTGAAAAACCCAGTCATGCCGGCTTCAGGCTGTTTTGGGTTTGGACGCGAATACAGTCAATTCTATGATTTAAGTGAACTTGGCGCAATCATGATAAAGGCGACAACCGAAGAACCGCGCTTCGGGAACCCCACTCCTCGTGTAGCGGAAACAAACGGGGGGATGTTAAATGCAATCGGGCTTCAAAACCCGGGGCTTAAAGGGGTTATGGACAATGAACTTCCATGGCTCTCCCAGTTTGATGTCCCAATCATTGCCAATGTGGCCGGTTCAAAAATGGAAGATTATGTTGAAGTCGCAAAGGAAATCTCAACAGTATCCAATGTAAAAGCACTGGAACTAAACATATCATGCCCGAATGTTAAAACGGGCGGAATCGCATTTGGGACCATTCCGGCAGTGGCAAAGGAACTGACGAAAAGAGTCAAAGAGGTGTCGGAGGTCCCGCTATATGTAAAGCTTTCACCGAATGTCTCCAATATTGTTGAAATGGCCAAGGCGGTTGAGGCAGGCGGAGCGGACGGTTTAACGATGATCAATACTCTCCTTGGAATGAGACTGGATATCAAAACCGCCAAGCCCGTACTGGCCAATAAAACAGGCGGTTTATCCGGACCTGCGATCAAGCCGGTTGCCATCAGGATGATCTATGAAGTAAGCCAGGCAGTCGACCTCCCAATTATAGGGATGGGCGGCATTCAGACAGCCGAAGACGTCATTGAATATTTTTATGCAGGTGCGAGTGCAGTGGCAGTCGGGACAGCTAACTTCGTCGATCCTTTTGTATGTCAGCGGATCATTAACGAACTTCCTGCATTACTCGATGAACTTGGAGTGGATCAAATCTCCGAACTTATTGGAAGGAGCTGGGGTAAGCATGAATCAAAAACCATTTATAGCTCTTGATTTTCCATCGTGGGAAGATACGTCTTCATTTCTGGAATTATTCGATGAGAGTTTGAATGTGAAAGTTGGTATGGAATTATATCTTCAAAACGGGCCATGCATCATAGAAAAACTATTGAAGGATAATCACCGTATATTCCTTGATTTGAAACTCCATGATATCCCCAACACCGTTTATGGGGCAATGAAGGGTCTTGCCCAATATGACCTGGAACTTCTCAATGTGCATGCCGCAGGGGGCACTGCAATGATGGAAAAGGCTTTGGAAGGCCTTCATGCTGGGAGACCGGCAAATCAAAATCCCACAAAACTGATAGCAGTGACCCAATTAACATCCACTTCCGAAAAGCAGATGAGGGATGAACAGCTGATTGCTCGATCAATTAATGATTCAGTCTTGCATTATGCAAGTCTCGCAAAACAGTCAGGGCTCGATGGAGTGGTATGTTCACCTCATGAAGCAATGCTGATCAGGGAACATTGCGGGAAGGATTTTTTGAGGGTTACCCCAGGGATCAGATTATCTGACGAGGATAAGGGGGATCAGCAAAGAATTACAACCCCTGAAAAAGCGAGGGAAATGGGGTCTTCATTAATCGTAGTCGGAAGAAGCATCACCCAAGCAGAAAATCCACAACTCGCTTATGAACAAGTTGTAAAAAAATGGGAGGGTTTGAAATGAAAATAGAAATTGCCAATAAACTATTAGACATCGAAGCTGTCTTTTTAAATCCTGCAGAGCCTTTTACATGGTCATCGGGGATTAAGTCGCCGATTTATTGTGATAACCGTTTAACCATGTCCTATCCATCGTTGAGAAATGAAATTTCAAGCGGACTTTCAGAGATAATAAAAGATCGCTTTCCCGAAGCAGAAGTGATAGCCGGTACAGCTACAGCAGGTATTCCGCATGCAGCCTGGGTAAGTGAAAAACTGAACCTCCCGATGTGTTATGTCCGATCCAAAGCGAAGGCACATGGAAAAGGTAATCAAATTGAAGGTAAAGTCACTGCCCGCCAAAAAGTAGTGGTGGTAGAGGACCTGATTTCTACAGGCGGCAGCTGCATCACTGCAGTTGAAGCATTAAGGGAAGCAGGGTGTGAGGTATTGGGGGTAGCTGCCATCTTCACTTATGAACTTGAAAAAGGCAAAGCAATGCTCGAAGAACATAACATCAATGCTCATGCATTATCGGATTACTCCAGTTTACTTCAAGTAGCACTCAAACGTTCAATCATCAAGGAAGAAGAGCTGGAAAATTTGAATGCTTGGAAAGAAAATCCCGAAGCATGGGGGAATTAACCCAAAAAAGCACTTTTACCAGGAAATCGGTAAAAGTGCTTTTTTATCAATCCTTTAATGAACGTACAAGGTCCAAGTCAGGAGTAACATAAACCGTCTGCTGCCCTTCATAAATGACAAACCCGGGCTTTGCTCCTTTTGGCTTCTTAACTTGTCTGACGGCGGTGAAATCGACTGGAACCGAACTGGATTCCCGGGCTTTGCTGAAATATGCAGCGATATTTGCTGCTTCTTTAATGGTTTGTTCGGATGGGTCGTTACTTTTGATCACCACATGAGACCCTGGTATATCTTTGGTGTGCAGCCAGATGTCATCCCTGCCTGCCGCTTTATTTGTTAAATAATCATTTTGCTTGTTATTCTTTCCTACCAAGATTGGAGTTCCGTCACTTGAAGTATAGCTTTCAAGTACAGGTTTCCCATTTGATTTCTTCTTTTTCGTCTGCTTACGCACCCTCAGGTAGCCTTCTTCCTCTAACTCTTCCCGTATTTCCTCCACGTCCTTTGTGGATGCTGATTCAAGCTGCTGAAGCAGCCTCTCCAAATAAATGATTTCTTCACCTGCTTTTTCAATCTGCTCATTCACAATATCAACCGCATTTTTGGCCTTTTGATAACGGGAGAAATAAAGCTGAGCATTTTCCGAAGGCGATTTCTGGGGATTAAGAGGGATGGTGATGCTTTCCCCGTCCTCGTCATAGTAATTGACGACACTGACTTCAGTCATCCCTCGTTCCACTGCATACAGATTTGAAGTAAGAAGTTCGCCTAATAATTGAAAGCGGTCAGCCTGCTCGGCATCTTTCAATGTCAGTTTCAGCTTTTCAATCTTATTTACGTTTTTATCCCTTTCATTCCGGATAAACCGCTCCAGATCATTTCCTTGCTGCTTCACTCGGTCCCTTGCAGCTTTTTGATAGAAGAAACGATCCAGTAATTCACTTAATGAAGAAAAGACAAGCTTTTCTCCTTCCACATGCTCAAGGTCTGTCCAATAAAATAC encodes:
- a CDS encoding NFACT RNA binding domain-containing protein, yielding MSFDGLFTRAMTLELKDEVVNGRINKVHQPYKNEIIMIVRANGKNHKLLLSAHPSYSRVQITKEDYENPSVPPMFCMLLRKHLEGYIIEDIKQSGLDRMIVFEVKGRNEIGDVSYKQLIIEVMGRHSNIILVDKERNMILDSIKHISPSMNTHRTVLPGHEYVMPPQQDKRNPLDATGDDVLRALDFNAGKLDKQIVQSFAGISPLFAKEVIHHAGLGTQSAIAQSFLDLVGKSKENQVSPTLSIGQKEVFYWTDLEHVEGEKLVFSSLSELLDRFFYQKAARDRVKQQGNDLERFIRNERDKNVNKIEKLKLTLKDAEQADRFQLLGELLTSNLYAVERGMTEVSVVNYYDEDGESITIPLNPQKSPSENAQLYFSRYQKAKNAVDIVNEQIEKAGEEIIYLERLLQQLESASTKDVEEIREELEEEGYLRVRKQTKKKKSNGKPVLESYTSSDGTPILVGKNNKQNDYLTNKAAGRDDIWLHTKDIPGSHVVIKSNDPSEQTIKEAANIAAYFSKARESSSVPVDFTAVRQVKKPKGAKPGFVIYEGQQTVYVTPDLDLVRSLKD
- a CDS encoding dihydroorotate dehydrogenase, which gives rise to MRRLEIELPGLSLKNPVMPASGCFGFGREYSQFYDLSELGAIMIKATTEEPRFGNPTPRVAETNGGMLNAIGLQNPGLKGVMDNELPWLSQFDVPIIANVAGSKMEDYVEVAKEISTVSNVKALELNISCPNVKTGGIAFGTIPAVAKELTKRVKEVSEVPLYVKLSPNVSNIVEMAKAVEAGGADGLTMINTLLGMRLDIKTAKPVLANKTGGLSGPAIKPVAIRMIYEVSQAVDLPIIGMGGIQTAEDVIEYFYAGASAVAVGTANFVDPFVCQRIINELPALLDELGVDQISELIGRSWGKHESKTIYSS
- the pyrF gene encoding orotidine-5'-phosphate decarboxylase; this encodes MNQKPFIALDFPSWEDTSSFLELFDESLNVKVGMELYLQNGPCIIEKLLKDNHRIFLDLKLHDIPNTVYGAMKGLAQYDLELLNVHAAGGTAMMEKALEGLHAGRPANQNPTKLIAVTQLTSTSEKQMRDEQLIARSINDSVLHYASLAKQSGLDGVVCSPHEAMLIREHCGKDFLRVTPGIRLSDEDKGDQQRITTPEKAREMGSSLIVVGRSITQAENPQLAYEQVVKKWEGLK
- a CDS encoding dihydroorotate dehydrogenase electron transfer subunit, whose amino-acid sequence is MIVNDQMTVVSHEQIAKNIFELVLKGELVNQIKAPGQFVHVKVGTGIDPLLRRPISIAAHNQEEQSMTLIYRAEGKGTKLLSLVDIGETVDILGPLGNGFTVEEGESKTALLVGGGIGVPPLYGLSKSLIAKGWEVKHILGFQDRSVSFYKERFEELGETFIATVDGSLGTKGFVTDVIQKEAPGFDEYFSCGPTPMLKALQSRLEMKSGFISLEERMGCGIGACFACVCHKQDDPDGYSYVKVCSDGPVFPAGVVQL
- a CDS encoding carbamoyl phosphate synthase small subunit, encoding MKRQLILDDGTVFIGEGFGANEETIGEVVFNTSMTGYQEILSDPSYCGQLVTMTYPLVGNYGINRDDFESITPAIKAFIVREAADFPSNWRNESTLDELLKVKGIPGIAGIDTRKLTRIIRKHGAMKGIVCSAESDTEEMLVKLHETSLRRDQVKQVSTKTAYASPGRGFRVILMDFGMKHGILRELNKRDCDVVVVPHDTSAEEIRRLQPDGIMLSNGPGDPKDVPHAIETIRELIGEIPLFGICLGHQLFALACGGDSFKMKFGHRGGNHPVKDLITGKIALTSQNHGYAVEEKSLAGTRVEVTHIAINDDTVEGLKHLDYPAFTVQYHPEASPGPEDSNYLFDHFMKLMEDEKRKELQHA
- the pyrE gene encoding orotate phosphoribosyltransferase encodes the protein MKIEIANKLLDIEAVFLNPAEPFTWSSGIKSPIYCDNRLTMSYPSLRNEISSGLSEIIKDRFPEAEVIAGTATAGIPHAAWVSEKLNLPMCYVRSKAKAHGKGNQIEGKVTARQKVVVVEDLISTGGSCITAVEALREAGCEVLGVAAIFTYELEKGKAMLEEHNINAHALSDYSSLLQVALKRSIIKEEELENLNAWKENPEAWGN
- the carB gene encoding carbamoyl-phosphate synthase large subunit codes for the protein MPKRTDIKSILVIGSGPIIIGQAAEFDYAGTQACIALKEEGYRVILVNSNPATIMTDAEMADKVYIEPLTLEFVSRIIRKERPDAVLPTLGGQTGLNLAVELSKSGVLDECGVEILGTKLSAIEKAEDRDLFRNLMNELHEPVPESEIIRSVEEAFHFVDGVGFPVIVRPAYTLGGTGGGICHNEEELIEIVSSGLKYSPVTQCLLEKSIAGFKEIEYEVMRDGADNAIVVCNMENIDPVGIHTGDSIVVAPSQTLSDREYQMLRNTSLKIIRELGIEGGCNVQLALDPDSFQYYIIEVNPRVSRSSALASKATGYPIAKLAAKIAVGLTLDEMRNPVTGKTYAAFEPALDYVVTKIPRWPFDKFEAAKRNLGTQMKATGEVMAIGRTFEESLLKAIRSLESNTYHMELSDAEQMTDQWIEKRIRKAGDERLFYVGEALRRGVKIETIHEWSKIDLFFLYKMNRIVEFEKELSDLPFHVELALKAKRMGFSDITLAKLWGSTENEVYQWRKENSLLPVYKMVDTCAAEFESETPYFYGTYEDENESKVTDRESVIVLGSGPIRIGQGVEFDYATVHSVWAIKEAGYEAIIINNNPETVSTDFSISDKLYFEPLTVEDVMHIIDLEKPKGVVVQFGGQTAINLAEELVRRGVTILGTSLEDLDRAENRDKFEYTLNQLGIPQPEGKTAVSVEGALEIAESIGYPVLVRPSYVLGGRAMEIVYRREELLHYMKNAVKVNPQHPVLIDRYLIGKEIEVDAISDGVDVVVPGIMEHIERAGVHSGDSIAVYPPQQLTQEQKETLVDYTTRLAKGLNIVGLLNIQYVISKGEIFVLEVNPRSSRTVPFISKITNVPMANMATKSILGISLKEQGYESGLIPEKQGVFVKVPVFSFAKLRRVDITLGPEMKSTGEVMGKDSTLEKALYKGMVAAGMEMKEHGSVLMTVADKDKEEAVLLAKRFVNIGYQILATKGTAQHLMKAGVGVKEVDKIGAEGPTLLDLIQSGETQLVINTLTKGKQPARDGFRIRRESVENGVPCLTSLDTAEAILRVIESITFSAEALPASPEKRKAVHQ